The following DNA comes from Hahella chejuensis KCTC 2396.
GATGGTAACGTCCAGATCCGGAAATTCTTTTGCGGCGTATTCAGAAGCGGAATAAATCGAAGCGCCGGATTCATTGACCATAATTTTGGTCAGTTTCAGTTGCGGGAACTGTTTGATCAGATCGGCGACCAGCTTGTCGGTTTCTCTGGAAGCCGTCCCGTTGCCGATACTGACCAGCTCCACTTTGTGCTTGGCGCACAGAGCCGCCAATTGCGCGATGGATTGCGACCACTGATTTTTCGGCGCATGAGGATATATCGTCGCGTGATCGACAAACTTACCGGTGGCGTCGATCACCGCCACTTTAACGCCTGTGCGCAGACCGGGGTCCAACCCCATGGTGGCCTTGGCGCCCGCCGGCGCCGCCAGCAGCAGGTCCTTGAGATTGCTGCCGAATACATTGATGGCCTCTTCTTCCGCACGCTCGCGAATTCTACCCATCAAGTCGGTTTCCAACTGCGTCAGCAGCTTGACGCGCCAAGTCCAGCGCACCACATCCTTGAGCCAGCCATCGGCGGCGCGGCCTTTGTCGGAGATGCGCCAGTGCGCGGCGACGATGTTTTCACAGGGATGCGGCTCCAGCCGGGACTCAGGCTCGTCCGGCAACACGATCTGAAAGCTCAGCACGCCTTCGTTGCGGCCGCGAAAAACCGCCAGCGCGCGGTGTGAGGGAACGCCTTTCAGCGGCTCCTGGTGTTCGAAGTAATCGCGGAATTTGGCGCCGTCCTGTTCTTTGCCCTCTACGACGGCCACTTTCAATACGCCCTGCCCCCAGAGATGTTCTCGCAGGCGGCCGATCAATTCGGCGTCTTCCGCAAAGCGCTCCATCAGGATGTAACGCGCGCCTTCCAACGCGGCTTTAACATCGGCGACGCCTTTATCCGCATCAACAAAGCCTTCCGCCAGAGTTTCAGGAACCAGCGTGGGGTCCGCCAGCAGCTGTTCCGCCAACGGCTCCAATCCTGCTTCTTTGGCGATCTGCGCTTTGGTGCGGCGTTTGGGTTTATATGGGAGATACAAATCCTCCAGGCGGTTCTTGGTGTCCGCATCGATGATCTGCGCGCGCAACTCGTCGGTGAGTTTGCCCTGCTCCTCAATGCTGCTCAGGATAGTCTGCCGCCGATCTTCCATTTCACGCAGGTAGCGTAAACGGTCTTCCAAGTGACGCATCTGGGTGTCATCAAGACCGCCAGTGACTTCCTTACGATAACGGGAGATAAATGGAACGGTAGCCCCTTCATCTAGCAGCGTGACGGCCGCCGCAACCTGTTCGGTTTTGGCGTTGAGTTCTTGGGCGATAACGCGATAAATCTTTTCCATTAAAAACCTGTTTACTCAGTTCTTTGCATAATATCTGCTGAATTTCGCCAGCTCGCTCTCCCATTGTCTATAGGGGTCGAAGTCTTGCGCAGCCCCGTCCTTTTACTCAAGAAATTCCTTATCAATCAACGGCCATTGCAGTTACAACAGGCCTTGGGCGACGCCTTCGACACAGGGGGACGGCCGACAGTCTTATATTCCGGGCGTCCCATTATATAGATCAGGCCTCAAACAAGAAGAGCCAAAACAGACAGGGGGAATGCGGTTTGGACAGGCCAGTCCTTACTCATTACTGCTTGCGCAAGCGGCGCAGGTCGCCGGCCACCTGCAGAAAATCGCAGAATTCATGGAAAGGCAACGGGCGCGCGAACCAGTAGCCTTGGGCCTGATCGCAGTTATGCTGGCGCAGAAATTCCAACTGCTCAGGTTTCTCTACGCCTTCGGCGACAACGGTCATGGAAAGACTATGCGCCAGCGAGATCATCCCACTGACCAGAGTGGCGTCTTCAGCAATCGTGCAGACGTTCTCGATAAAGGACTTGTCTATCTTCACCGTGGAGATAGGCAGGTTGCGCAAGTTGGTGAACGAGGAGTAGCCCGTTCCGAAGTCGTCCAGCGCGAAGCGCAGCCCCAGATGAGTCAACTCTTTCAGGCATTTGAGCGTGTAGTCCCGGTCAAACATCATCGCGGACTCGGTCAGCTCGAACTCGAACTTGGTGGTGTCGATATTGGCGTTATAGATAATGCGGAAGACTGTTTCCGACAAACGCCTGTCGAAAAACTGTCGGAACGACAGGTTCACCGCACACACCAGGTCGTCATACCCCATTGTCTGCAACATATTGAGATCCCGGCAGGCGCGCTCCAGCACCCAATATCCCATGGGAATTATCAGACTGCTGCGCTCGGCGGCGGCGATAAAAGCCGCAGGCGTCAGCACGCCCAGACGCGGATGGGGCCAGCGCACCAGCGCTTCCATGCCCACCACTTCGCCACTGCGCACGTCGATCTTGGGTTGATAGTAGAGGTCCAGCTTGTCGCCGCGCAGCGCCTGCCGGAACTCGGTCTCCAGCTCCAGGCGCATATCCAGTTCACGATTCATGCGATCATTGAAAAAGCGATAACTGACGCCATGCTCTTTTTTGGCGTCGAACATCGCCTGATTGGCGCGGCGAAGCAGTAAATCCGCGCTGTCGCCAGACTCTGGAAACACCGCCATACCCATGGATGCGGTCAAATTCACCGGATGCTGATTGACGACGAAGGCCTGTTCGAAAACGTTAGCCATTTTTTTGGCCACATTGATCAGGCTGAAACTTTCCTGACCATCTTCAAGAATGACGGCGAACTCATCCCCTCCCACCCGGGCCAGGCAGTCGGAGCGCCGCAACACCTGGCGCAATCGCGCCGCCATCATCTTGATCAGAATGTCCCCCGCCCGATACCCCAGGGACTGATTCACAGTGCGGAATTCATCCACATTCACGAATATCAGGCCAACCCGATGCTTAACCCGCTCCGCGCGCAGAATCGCCTGATGCAGGCGATCATAGAAGCGGGCGCGATCCAGGATGCCGGTCAGGCTGTCCAATTGCTCGCGCATTTCAAAGTCGAGGCGATACAGCTCGCGATACCAGGCCCGACGCAGCGCCCGCACCAGCAAAGAGGCGTCCAGGGAGGATTTACACAAGTAGTCCGCGGCGCCGGCCAGAATCAGGCTCCGGGCGCGCCGTTCCTCAGCGAAGGGCCCCAACGCAATGACTGGCGCATCGGCATGATGAGACAGGATGCGTAGAAAACTGTCCTTGTCGCCGTCAAACTGGTTTTCCTCCCACAGCACCATGTCAAACTTGCGTTTGCGCAGTATGTCCATGGCCATGGGAATGCTGTTGCACCAGTACAGTTGGATATCCGACTCAGCGGCGGTCAGGTGTTGCAGCCAGAGAAAGTCGCAATGTGACTTCACTATCGCCAGCACATCCACATTGTCTTCAGTGCAGGAGACGGCCCGAACGCCAGATTGATCCGGATTCATAAGAGATTGTCCGACATGCTCGCTCATGCAGTAAATCCCCTCAACCGCGATTTAACGCAGTGTGATGACAGAACTTATTCACGGCGGCGGTTAACATTTGCAACTAGCGCCAACTTTTACGGTAATTTAGCCATGACGTTATTGCAGCTTATATAGAATGTTAGAATTTTAGTGACAACACTTAACATTTAGACCATTTTCGTTTTTTTTTCCTGTCCGCCTCGGAAATTATTAACATGGCAATGATATTGGCATGTTAATCATCAGGCGCATGGGTGCGCCTGCGCGGCGGCTAGCCGCGGGAGACAGGGCCTGACCTGTGCAGGCCCTGTCGTTGCAGACAAATAGAAGGAAGCTATTTGTCTGCCTGGTTAATATTGTGCGGGCGCGCTTCCCCGTTATAAGCATTCGTTATCAACCAGGCTGCGAATGTCTGATAAAATGCCGCCCAGTTTTTTCCCAGCCATGAGCAAACCGTGTCGCAACTCAATCCCCGTCAACGTGAAGCCGTTAAATACATCGACGGCCCTCTACTGGTGCTCGCCGGCGCCGGCAGCGGCAAGACCAGCGTTATTACGCGAAAAATCGCCTATCTGATCGAAGAATGCGGCCTCAAGGCCAAGCATATCGCCGCGGTGACGTTCACCAATAAAGCCGCCCGTGAGATGAAAGAGCGGGTCAGCGCGTTGGTATCTGGACCTGCCGCCAGAGGTCTGACGGTCTCGACCTTTCACAACCTGGGAATGAATATCATTCGCCTGGAGCATAAAGCCGTGGGACTCAAACCCGGCTTTTCCATTTTTGATCAGCAGGACTGCAAAGCCATCATCAAAGACCTGCTGTTCAAAGAGTTCGATGAAGCGGAGGAAGACGTCGACCAACTACAGGCGCACTTCTCCAATTGGAAAAACGACATGCTGACGCCGGCGCAGGCGATCAAGCAGGCGATTACCGCCGAGGATCTGACCGCGGCGCGCCTGTATGAGCGCTACGACCACTATCTGCGCGCCTACAATGCGGTGGATTTCGACGATCTGATCCTTATGCCGGTGATGCTGTTCCGCAATCATCCGGAAATATTGGCCGCGTGGCGCCTGCGCATCCGTTATCTGCTGGTGGACGAATATCAGGACACCAACCTCAGCCAATACGAGCTGGTGCAGCAACTCGTGGCGGGGCGTCAGGCCTTCACCGTGGTGGGCGACGACGACCAGTCCATCTACGCATGGCGCGGCGCCCGGCCGGAAAATCTGGTGCGTCTGCAAAAAGACTTCCCGACCCTGAAGCTGGTCAAACTGGAGCAGAACTACCGCTCCACCGCCCGTATCCTGAAAGCGGCCAATACGCTGATCGCCAATAACCCCCACGTTTATGAAAAGGCGTTGTGGAGCCAGCTGGGCATGGGGGATGAAATTCGCATTATCCGCGTACGCAATGAAGAGGCGGAAGCGGAGCGCATTGCTTCGGAAATCATCGATACACGCCTGAAAAAGCGGGCCCAGTACAAAGATTTCTCCGTGCTGTATCGGGGTAATCATCAATCCCGTCTGCTGGAGCT
Coding sequences within:
- a CDS encoding Tex family protein; protein product: MEKIYRVIAQELNAKTEQVAAAVTLLDEGATVPFISRYRKEVTGGLDDTQMRHLEDRLRYLREMEDRRQTILSSIEEQGKLTDELRAQIIDADTKNRLEDLYLPYKPKRRTKAQIAKEAGLEPLAEQLLADPTLVPETLAEGFVDADKGVADVKAALEGARYILMERFAEDAELIGRLREHLWGQGVLKVAVVEGKEQDGAKFRDYFEHQEPLKGVPSHRALAVFRGRNEGVLSFQIVLPDEPESRLEPHPCENIVAAHWRISDKGRAADGWLKDVVRWTWRVKLLTQLETDLMGRIRERAEEEAINVFGSNLKDLLLAAPAGAKATMGLDPGLRTGVKVAVIDATGKFVDHATIYPHAPKNQWSQSIAQLAALCAKHKVELVSIGNGTASRETDKLVADLIKQFPQLKLTKIMVNESGASIYSASEYAAKEFPDLDVTIRGAVSIARRLQDPLAELVKIDPKSIGVGQYQHDVSQTQLARTLDAVVEDCVNAVGVDVNTASAPLLARVAGLNQTLAGNIVAYRDAKGAFLNRQQLLKVPRLGDKTYEQAAGFLRIMNGDNPLDASAVHPEAYVVVNKIAEKNGRDLRSLVGDTTFLRSLKANDYVDEHFGVPTVKDILTELDKPGRDPRPEFKFAQYQEGVEDIKDLKPGMVLEGAVTNVTNFGAFVDIGVHQDGLVHISALSHKFVKDPREVVKAGDIVKVKVIEVDAARKRIALTMRLDDEVQSGASAGARDAGRQPQKQKRNAGNESAAGGMGSFGALLLKAQKQQPGKKG
- a CDS encoding GGDEF/EAL domain-containing response regulator: MSEHVGQSLMNPDQSGVRAVSCTEDNVDVLAIVKSHCDFLWLQHLTAAESDIQLYWCNSIPMAMDILRKRKFDMVLWEENQFDGDKDSFLRILSHHADAPVIALGPFAEERRARSLILAGAADYLCKSSLDASLLVRALRRAWYRELYRLDFEMREQLDSLTGILDRARFYDRLHQAILRAERVKHRVGLIFVNVDEFRTVNQSLGYRAGDILIKMMAARLRQVLRRSDCLARVGGDEFAVILEDGQESFSLINVAKKMANVFEQAFVVNQHPVNLTASMGMAVFPESGDSADLLLRRANQAMFDAKKEHGVSYRFFNDRMNRELDMRLELETEFRQALRGDKLDLYYQPKIDVRSGEVVGMEALVRWPHPRLGVLTPAAFIAAAERSSLIIPMGYWVLERACRDLNMLQTMGYDDLVCAVNLSFRQFFDRRLSETVFRIIYNANIDTTKFEFELTESAMMFDRDYTLKCLKELTHLGLRFALDDFGTGYSSFTNLRNLPISTVKIDKSFIENVCTIAEDATLVSGMISLAHSLSMTVVAEGVEKPEQLEFLRQHNCDQAQGYWFARPLPFHEFCDFLQVAGDLRRLRKQ
- the rep gene encoding DNA helicase Rep — protein: MSQLNPRQREAVKYIDGPLLVLAGAGSGKTSVITRKIAYLIEECGLKAKHIAAVTFTNKAAREMKERVSALVSGPAARGLTVSTFHNLGMNIIRLEHKAVGLKPGFSIFDQQDCKAIIKDLLFKEFDEAEEDVDQLQAHFSNWKNDMLTPAQAIKQAITAEDLTAARLYERYDHYLRAYNAVDFDDLILMPVMLFRNHPEILAAWRLRIRYLLVDEYQDTNLSQYELVQQLVAGRQAFTVVGDDDQSIYAWRGARPENLVRLQKDFPTLKLVKLEQNYRSTARILKAANTLIANNPHVYEKALWSQLGMGDEIRIIRVRNEEAEAERIASEIIDTRLKKRAQYKDFSVLYRGNHQSRLLELKLQAYQIPYRISGGTSFFSRNEIKDAMSYLRLLANPDDDAAFLRVVNVPRREIGPVTLEKLSSYAESRKISLFSAISEFGLESVLTGKTLDHLREFSEIILHTGQKCEEEHDAVPVLKQLFTRIDYEEWLLQNSTSPQQAERRMANVWILLDQVARMLEYDAAADEQMTLKDAIGKLLLRDIMDQQKEEEDEDKVHLLTLHASKGLEFPHVFIMGLEEDILPHRNSIETNQIEEERRLMYVGITRAQRSLCLTFCSERKQFGEKIETIPSRFLDEMPQEDLVWEGLGQRNEERNQARGRATLDALLRDLGD